Proteins from a single region of Streptomyces spinoverrucosus:
- a CDS encoding vitamin B12-dependent ribonucleotide reductase produces the protein MTETASGPARSSRAKGTKATKGLRIERIHTTPGVHPYDEVAWERRDVVMTNWRDGSVNFEQRGVEFPDFWSVNAVNIVTSKYFRGAVGTPQREVSLKQLIDRIVKTYRKAGEDHKYFASPADAEIFEHELAYALLHQIFSFNSPVWFNVGTKQPQQVSACFILSVDDSMESILDWYKEEGMIFKGGSGAGLNLSRIRSSKELLSSGGNASGPVSFMRGADASAGTIKSGGATRRAAKMVILDVDHPDIEDFIETKVKEEEKIRALRDAGFDMDLGGDDITSVQYQNANNSVRVNDEFMKAVEQGGKFGLRARMTGEVIEEVDAKALFRKMAEAAWACADPGIQYDDTINHWHTCPESGRINGSNPCSEYMHLDNTSCNLASLNLMKFLKDDGKGNQSFEAERFAKVVELVITAMDISICFADFPTQKIGENTRAFRQLGIGYANLGALLMATGHAYDSDGGRALAGAVTSLMTGTAYRRSAELAAVVGAYDGYARNADAHNRVMKQHADANGKAVRMDDLDTPVWAAATEAWQDVLRLGEKNGFRNSQASVIAPTGTIGLAMSCDTTGLEPDLALVKFKKLVGGGSMQIVNGTVPQALRRLGYQEEQIEAIVAHIAEHGNVVDAPGLKHEHYEVFDCAMGERSISAMGHVRMMAAIQPWISGALSKTVNMPESATVEEVEEIYFEAWKMGIKALAIYRDNCKVGQPLSAKTKEKEKAEITEKAEATIRETVEKVVEYRPVRKRLPKGRPGITTSFTVGGAEGYMTANSYPDDGLGEVFLKMSKQGSTLAGMMDAFSIAVSVGLQYGVPLETYVSKFTNMRFEPAGMTDDPDVRMAQSIVDYIFRRLALDFLPFETRSALGIHSAEERQRHLETGSYEPNEDEVDVEGLAQSAPRAQELKAVATPKADIEAAKPAPKQAHTSAELVEMQLGIQADAPLCFSCGTKMQRAGSCYICEGCGSTSGCS, from the coding sequence ATGACAGAGACGGCGAGCGGTCCGGCACGGAGTTCCCGCGCCAAGGGCACCAAGGCGACCAAGGGGCTGCGTATCGAGCGCATCCACACCACCCCCGGCGTGCACCCGTACGACGAGGTGGCCTGGGAGCGCCGTGACGTCGTCATGACCAACTGGCGCGACGGCTCGGTCAATTTCGAGCAGCGTGGCGTCGAGTTCCCCGACTTCTGGTCGGTGAACGCGGTCAACATCGTCACCAGCAAGTACTTCCGCGGTGCCGTCGGCACCCCGCAGCGCGAGGTGAGCCTGAAGCAGCTCATCGACCGCATCGTGAAGACGTACCGGAAGGCCGGCGAGGACCACAAGTACTTCGCCTCGCCCGCCGACGCCGAGATCTTCGAGCACGAGCTGGCGTACGCCCTCCTGCACCAGATCTTCAGCTTCAACAGCCCCGTATGGTTCAACGTCGGCACCAAGCAGCCCCAGCAGGTCTCCGCCTGCTTCATCCTGTCCGTCGACGACTCCATGGAGTCGATCCTCGACTGGTACAAGGAAGAGGGCATGATCTTCAAGGGCGGTTCCGGCGCCGGCCTGAACCTCTCCCGCATCCGCTCCTCCAAGGAGCTGCTGTCCTCCGGCGGCAACGCCTCTGGCCCGGTCTCCTTCATGCGCGGCGCCGACGCCTCCGCAGGAACGATCAAGTCGGGTGGCGCCACCCGCCGCGCCGCCAAGATGGTCATCCTGGACGTCGACCACCCCGACATCGAGGACTTCATCGAGACCAAGGTCAAGGAAGAGGAGAAGATCCGCGCCCTGCGCGACGCGGGCTTCGACATGGACCTGGGCGGCGACGACATCACGTCCGTCCAGTACCAGAACGCCAACAACTCGGTCCGCGTCAACGACGAGTTCATGAAGGCGGTCGAGCAGGGCGGCAAGTTCGGCCTGCGCGCCCGGATGACCGGCGAGGTCATCGAAGAGGTCGACGCCAAGGCCCTGTTCCGCAAGATGGCCGAGGCCGCCTGGGCCTGTGCCGACCCGGGCATCCAGTACGACGACACCATCAACCACTGGCACACGTGCCCGGAGTCCGGCCGTATCAACGGCTCGAACCCCTGCAGCGAGTACATGCACCTGGACAACACGTCCTGCAACCTCGCCTCGCTGAACCTGATGAAGTTCCTGAAGGACGACGGCAAGGGCAACCAGTCCTTCGAGGCCGAGCGCTTCGCCAAGGTCGTCGAGCTCGTCATCACCGCGATGGACATCTCCATCTGCTTCGCGGACTTCCCGACGCAGAAGATCGGTGAGAACACGCGCGCGTTCCGCCAACTCGGCATCGGCTACGCCAACCTCGGCGCCCTGCTGATGGCGACCGGCCACGCGTACGACTCCGACGGCGGCCGCGCCCTCGCCGGTGCCGTCACCTCGCTCATGACCGGTACGGCCTACCGCCGCTCCGCGGAGCTGGCCGCGGTCGTCGGCGCCTACGACGGCTACGCCCGCAACGCGGACGCCCACAACCGCGTCATGAAGCAGCACGCCGACGCCAACGGCAAGGCCGTCCGCATGGACGACCTGGACACGCCGGTGTGGGCCGCCGCCACGGAGGCCTGGCAGGACGTGCTGCGCCTCGGTGAGAAGAACGGTTTCCGTAACTCCCAGGCGTCCGTCATCGCCCCGACCGGCACCATCGGTCTGGCGATGTCCTGCGACACCACCGGCCTCGAACCCGACCTCGCCCTGGTCAAGTTCAAGAAGCTGGTCGGCGGCGGCTCGATGCAAATCGTCAACGGCACCGTCCCGCAGGCCCTGCGCCGTCTGGGCTACCAGGAGGAGCAGATCGAGGCGATCGTCGCCCACATCGCCGAGCACGGCAATGTCGTCGACGCTCCGGGCCTCAAGCACGAGCACTACGAGGTCTTCGACTGCGCGATGGGCGAGCGGTCCATCTCCGCGATGGGCCACGTCCGCATGATGGCCGCGATCCAGCCGTGGATCTCCGGCGCCCTGTCCAAGACGGTCAACATGCCGGAGTCGGCGACCGTCGAGGAGGTCGAGGAGATCTACTTCGAGGCCTGGAAGATGGGCATCAAGGCGCTCGCCATCTACCGCGACAACTGCAAGGTCGGCCAGCCCCTCTCCGCCAAGACCAAGGAGAAGGAGAAGGCCGAGATCACGGAGAAGGCCGAGGCCACCATCCGTGAGACGGTCGAGAAGGTCGTCGAGTACCGCCCGGTCCGCAAGCGCCTCCCCAAGGGCCGTCCCGGCATCACGACGTCGTTCACGGTCGGCGGCGCCGAGGGCTACATGACCGCCAACTCTTACCCGGACGACGGTCTCGGCGAGGTCTTCCTGAAGATGTCCAAGCAGGGCTCGACGCTCGCGGGCATGATGGACGCCTTCTCCATCGCGGTCTCCGTCGGCCTCCAGTACGGCGTGCCGCTGGAGACGTACGTCTCGAAGTTCACCAACATGCGCTTCGAGCCGGCCGGCATGACGGACGACCCGGACGTGCGGATGGCGCAGTCGATCGTCGACTACATCTTCCGTCGCCTGGCGCTCGACTTCCTGCCCTTCGAGACGCGTTCCGCGCTCGGCATCCACTCCGCCGAGGAGCGTCAGCGTCACCTGGAGACGGGTTCGTACGAGCCCAACGAGGATGAGGTCGACGTCGAGGGCCTGGCCCAGTCGGCGCCGCGCGCCCAGGAGCTCAAGGCCGTCGCCACGCCGAAGGCCGACATCGAGGCGGCCAAGCCCGCCCCGAAGCAGGCCCACACCAGCGCCGAGCTGGTGGAGATGCAGCTGGGCATCCAGGCCGACGCCCCGCTGTGCTTCTCCTGCGGTACGAAGATGCAGCGCGCCGGCTCCTGCTACATCTGCGAGGGCTGCGGTTCGACGAGCGGCTGCAGCTGA
- a CDS encoding YdbC family protein, translating into MLVKWIRCTVVDRRGFERGQRKWAGLLGEPGFRGQGGGWSRGRPAVAHIFAFWESRAFYDSFMARSHDRLASAQSGTFKDAQVRLFDYRFDVKTGFEPRFTDADLIRVALCRVREERVENFTLMQEKVWNPAMAGSPGMIRGLFAEAPGHEFMVLSMWRSAAEHGKYRTERVERLALRAQTEADIAALTGDIVELEPTWTV; encoded by the coding sequence GTGCTGGTCAAGTGGATTCGCTGCACCGTGGTGGACCGCCGCGGGTTCGAGCGGGGGCAGCGAAAGTGGGCGGGGCTTCTGGGGGAGCCGGGATTTCGGGGACAGGGCGGAGGCTGGAGCCGGGGACGGCCCGCGGTGGCGCACATCTTCGCCTTCTGGGAAAGCCGTGCCTTCTACGACTCCTTCATGGCCCGCTCCCACGACAGGCTGGCGTCGGCCCAGTCCGGCACCTTCAAGGACGCGCAGGTCAGATTGTTCGACTACCGCTTCGACGTGAAGACGGGCTTCGAACCGCGCTTCACGGACGCCGACCTGATCCGGGTGGCGCTCTGCCGCGTACGGGAGGAGCGCGTCGAGAACTTCACCCTGATGCAGGAGAAGGTCTGGAACCCTGCCATGGCCGGCTCGCCCGGGATGATCCGTGGGCTGTTCGCCGAGGCCCCGGGGCACGAGTTCATGGTCCTTTCGATGTGGCGGTCGGCCGCCGAGCACGGCAAGTACCGCACAGAGCGAGTGGAGCGGCTCGCCCTGCGGGCCCAGACGGAGGCGGACATCGCGGCACTCACCGGCGACATCGTGGAGCTGGAACCCACGTGGACCGTTTGA
- the lexA gene encoding transcriptional repressor LexA: MTTTADSATITAQDRSQGRLEPVHAMNEATNQEGPKRSLPGRPPGIRADSSGLTDRQRRVIEVIRDSVQRRGYPPSMREIGQAVGLSSTSSVAHQLMALERKGFLRRDPHRPRAYEVRGSDQAASVQPTDTAGKPAASYVPLVGRIAAGGPILAEESVEDVFPLPRQLVGDGELFVLKVVGDSMIEAAICDGDWVTVRRQPVAENGDIVAAMLDGEATVKRFKREDGHVWLLPHNSAYEPIPGDDATILGKVVAVLRRV; the protein is encoded by the coding sequence GTGACCACCACCGCAGACAGTGCCACCATCACTGCCCAGGACCGCTCCCAGGGCCGACTCGAGCCGGTGCATGCGATGAACGAAGCCACGAATCAAGAGGGGCCCAAGCGCTCTCTGCCGGGCCGACCTCCAGGCATCCGGGCGGACAGCTCCGGGCTGACCGACCGGCAGCGCAGGGTGATCGAGGTCATCAGGGACTCGGTGCAGCGGCGCGGCTACCCGCCGTCGATGCGGGAGATCGGCCAGGCGGTCGGGCTGTCCAGCACGTCCTCCGTGGCGCACCAGCTGATGGCACTGGAGCGCAAGGGCTTCCTGCGCCGCGACCCGCACCGCCCGCGCGCGTACGAGGTGCGCGGCTCCGACCAGGCCGCATCCGTGCAGCCCACGGACACCGCGGGCAAGCCCGCCGCTTCGTACGTCCCGCTGGTCGGCCGCATCGCCGCCGGTGGCCCGATCCTCGCCGAGGAGTCGGTCGAGGACGTCTTCCCGCTCCCCCGGCAGCTCGTCGGTGACGGTGAGCTGTTCGTACTGAAGGTCGTCGGTGACTCGATGATCGAGGCCGCGATCTGCGACGGCGACTGGGTCACCGTCCGCCGCCAGCCGGTCGCCGAGAACGGTGACATCGTGGCCGCGATGCTCGACGGCGAAGCCACCGTCAAGCGCTTCAAGCGCGAGGACGGCCACGTCTGGCTGCTGCCGCACAACTCGGCGTACGAGCCGATTCCGGGCGACGACGCGACGATCCTCGGCAAGGTGGTCGCTGTTCTACGGCGGGTGTGA
- a CDS encoding TerD family protein has translation MSVITKGIRKVEIAVKWDPSTAGQPPTDLDIVAATYLGSDPYGDPAYVVHFDSRSPDGTITLNRDSKDGKGFGWDEVLTVELDRLDPRYARVVVGVIIQQRPARRTFVSVIKPSLRIREGYTDLATDDFGNVLGSTAAKVAEFVRGDSGAWDFHSGVHGFEDDPTTFTTTMGRPSRP, from the coding sequence ATGAGCGTCATCACCAAGGGGATCCGCAAGGTCGAGATCGCGGTGAAGTGGGACCCGAGTACGGCGGGACAGCCGCCGACCGATCTGGACATAGTCGCCGCCACCTACCTGGGGAGCGATCCCTATGGCGATCCCGCGTATGTGGTCCACTTCGACAGCCGCTCCCCGGACGGGACCATCACGCTCAACCGGGACAGCAAAGACGGCAAGGGCTTCGGCTGGGACGAGGTCCTGACCGTGGAACTCGACCGGCTGGACCCGCGCTACGCGCGCGTGGTGGTCGGCGTCATCATCCAGCAGCGACCCGCCCGCCGGACCTTCGTCAGCGTGATCAAGCCGTCCCTGCGCATTCGTGAGGGCTACACCGACCTCGCCACGGACGACTTCGGCAACGTCCTCGGCTCCACGGCAGCAAAGGTCGCGGAGTTCGTGCGCGGCGACTCCGGCGCGTGGGACTTCCACTCCGGCGTCCACGGCTTCGAGGACGACCCCACCACCTTCACCACGACGATGGGCCGGCCGTCGAGGCCGTGA
- a CDS encoding ArsR/SmtB family transcription factor: MNEPQDPQVHSLDARSLRGLAHPLRMRLLTALRHGGPATASQLAAKLGESSGATSYHLRQLAAHGFVEDAPEHGKGRERWWKAVHMGVRFDEALLKDRDPEVRGAADLYMHEVANQHTRDLATWLGTREDWSEAWNRSSDMSNWTLSLTPELAFELIHKMHDLVESYRPLAPEDGTPDAEKVRIHTHVIPIHMD, from the coding sequence ATGAACGAGCCACAGGACCCGCAGGTCCACAGTCTCGACGCCCGCTCGCTGCGCGGACTCGCGCATCCGCTGCGTATGCGGCTGCTGACCGCGCTGCGGCACGGCGGACCGGCTACCGCATCGCAACTGGCCGCGAAACTGGGCGAGTCCAGCGGTGCCACCAGCTACCACCTGCGTCAGCTCGCCGCGCACGGCTTCGTCGAGGACGCGCCGGAGCACGGCAAGGGGCGGGAGCGGTGGTGGAAGGCGGTTCACATGGGCGTGCGCTTCGACGAGGCGCTGCTCAAGGACCGCGACCCTGAGGTCCGCGGGGCCGCCGACCTCTACATGCACGAGGTCGCCAACCAGCACACCCGTGATCTGGCGACGTGGCTCGGCACCCGCGAGGACTGGTCGGAGGCGTGGAACCGCTCTTCGGACATGAGTAACTGGACGCTGAGCCTCACGCCCGAACTCGCCTTCGAACTCATCCACAAGATGCACGACCTCGTGGAGAGCTACCGCCCACTGGCTCCCGAGGACGGCACCCCGGACGCCGAGAAGGTGCGCATCCACACGCACGTCATCCCCATCCACATGGACTGA
- a CDS encoding ribonuclease HII has translation MPYEPPTHTVERSLRATTGAKIIAGVDEVGRGAWAGPVTVCAAITGLRRPPLGLTDSKLLTVKRRTQLAEELRTWVTSYALGHASPEEIDDHGMTAALRIAAVRALEGLPIRPDAVILDGKHDYLGAPWQVRTVIKGDQSCVAVAAASVIAKVQRDKMMAELGIDHADFGFADNAGYPSPVHKAALAERGPTPYHRLSWAYLDALPQWRHLKKARSWADGSVPEIEGQLGFDF, from the coding sequence ATGCCGTACGAACCGCCTACTCACACCGTCGAGCGCTCCCTTCGCGCAACGACCGGAGCGAAGATCATTGCCGGTGTCGACGAGGTGGGGCGCGGCGCCTGGGCCGGACCGGTCACCGTCTGTGCGGCGATCACCGGACTGCGCCGGCCTCCCCTGGGCCTCACCGACTCCAAGCTCCTCACCGTGAAACGGCGGACCCAGCTCGCCGAGGAGTTGCGGACCTGGGTGACGTCGTACGCCCTGGGGCACGCGTCCCCGGAGGAGATCGACGACCACGGGATGACGGCGGCGCTGCGGATCGCGGCGGTGCGTGCCCTGGAGGGCCTTCCGATCCGTCCCGATGCGGTGATCCTCGACGGTAAGCACGACTACCTCGGGGCGCCGTGGCAGGTCCGTACGGTGATCAAGGGCGATCAGTCGTGCGTGGCGGTGGCGGCGGCCTCGGTGATTGCCAAGGTTCAGCGCGACAAAATGATGGCCGAACTGGGTATCGACCATGCAGACTTCGGTTTTGCGGACAACGCCGGGTATCCCTCACCCGTGCACAAGGCCGCACTGGCGGAGCGGGGGCCCACCCCCTACCACCGGTTGTCATGGGCGTATCTTGATGCGCTGCCCCAGTGGCGGCACCTCAAGAAGGCCCGCAGCTGGGCGGACGGAAGCGTTCCGGAGATCGAAGGTCAGCTCGGCTTCGATTTCTGA
- a CDS encoding MFS transporter, which produces MTTSPKLQDQIPPTAARRQGRPGIALTVIAACQLMVVLDATIVNIALPHIQEALAFSTTDLTWVVSAYTLTFGGLLLLGARAGDILGRRRVFMFGILLFTFASLLGGFAQEPWQLLAARALQGVGGAIASPTSLALITTTFAEGPERNRAFGVFAAVSAGGGAIGLLAGGMLTEWLDWRWVLFVNVPIGVLIAVLTPLYINESERHPGRFDIAGALTSTIGMAALVYGFIRAAEEGWRDDLTLMSFGVALVLLLAFVFIEARAKEPITPLKMFADRNRSGTYVIMLSLAAAMFGMFFYIVLFVQNVLGYSPIKAGLAFLPVTVAIVVGAGLSQRFLPVLGPKPFMLVGSALVVVGLVWQTFISPDSSYVGGVLGPMFVFGFGMGLNFVTATVTAVSGVAQHEAGAASGLLNATQQVGGSLGLSILTTVFGTASRDEAEKQLPHFLADGSAEQKAEFARTHQLPAPWGHEVLAQGISTAFIPAAAMAVLAMVTAWLVIRVRKSDLDALAGTSGPVVG; this is translated from the coding sequence GTGACGACCTCTCCGAAGCTCCAGGACCAGATACCGCCTACTGCCGCCCGCCGCCAAGGGCGGCCAGGCATCGCGCTCACCGTCATCGCAGCCTGCCAACTCATGGTGGTCCTCGACGCCACCATTGTGAACATCGCGCTTCCCCATATTCAGGAAGCGCTTGCGTTCAGCACCACCGACCTCACCTGGGTGGTCAGCGCCTACACACTGACCTTCGGCGGACTGCTGCTGCTCGGCGCCCGCGCCGGTGACATCCTCGGCCGCCGCCGGGTCTTCATGTTCGGCATCCTGCTGTTCACCTTCGCCTCGCTGCTGGGCGGCTTCGCCCAAGAGCCCTGGCAGTTGCTGGCCGCACGCGCCCTGCAGGGCGTGGGTGGCGCCATCGCGTCGCCGACCTCGCTGGCGCTGATCACCACCACGTTCGCCGAGGGACCGGAACGCAACCGGGCGTTCGGCGTCTTCGCCGCCGTCTCCGCAGGTGGCGGCGCAATCGGCCTGCTGGCCGGCGGAATGCTCACGGAGTGGCTCGACTGGCGCTGGGTGCTCTTCGTCAACGTGCCCATAGGTGTGCTGATCGCCGTCCTGACGCCGCTCTACATCAACGAGTCCGAACGCCACCCCGGCCGCTTCGACATCGCGGGCGCGCTGACCTCGACCATAGGTATGGCGGCCCTGGTGTACGGCTTCATCCGGGCCGCGGAAGAGGGCTGGCGGGACGACCTCACCCTCATGTCGTTCGGCGTCGCGCTGGTGCTGCTGCTGGCCTTCGTGTTCATCGAGGCACGGGCCAAGGAGCCGATCACTCCGCTGAAGATGTTCGCCGACCGCAACCGCTCGGGGACGTACGTGATCATGCTGAGCCTGGCGGCGGCCATGTTCGGCATGTTCTTCTACATCGTTCTGTTCGTGCAGAACGTGCTGGGCTACAGCCCCATCAAGGCGGGCCTGGCCTTCCTGCCGGTCACGGTCGCGATCGTGGTCGGCGCCGGTCTGTCGCAGCGGTTTCTGCCGGTGCTCGGCCCCAAGCCGTTCATGCTGGTCGGCTCGGCGCTGGTCGTGGTCGGCCTCGTGTGGCAGACCTTCATCAGCCCCGACAGCTCGTACGTCGGCGGCGTACTCGGTCCCATGTTCGTGTTCGGCTTCGGCATGGGCCTGAACTTCGTGACGGCGACGGTGACCGCCGTCTCCGGTGTCGCCCAGCACGAGGCGGGCGCGGCGTCCGGCCTGCTCAACGCCACGCAGCAGGTGGGCGGTTCGCTGGGCCTGTCCATCCTCACGACCGTGTTCGGCACGGCCAGCAGGGATGAGGCGGAGAAGCAGCTGCCGCACTTCCTCGCCGACGGCTCGGCGGAACAGAAGGCCGAGTTCGCCCGGACGCATCAGCTGCCCGCACCCTGGGGCCACGAAGTGCTGGCTCAGGGCATTTCGACGGCCTTCATCCCTGCCGCGGCCATGGCCGTTCTCGCCATGGTGACCGCCTGGCTGGTGATCCGGGTACGCAAGAGCGACCTGGATGCGCTCGCCGGTACGTCCGGGCCGGTGGTCGGCTGA
- a CDS encoding ADP-ribosylglycohydrolase family protein has product MTDSSPGGHLDRALASLRGLAVGDALGSQFFVPVNYPLLKRRELPPGPWQWTDDTEMACSVVAVLIAHHRIDQDALARSFAEHHDVDRGYGPAVNRLLRLIREGGDWRELSAALFNGQGSWGNGAAMRIAPLGAWYADDPEQATHQAEISAYPTHQHREAVVGAMAVAAAAALVAAPGGPPSPESLIDDVVALVPKSAVGAGLRRARDMLDYGDPATVAAVLGCGRRTTAHDTVPFALWSAARSLGDYEQAFWTTAQAGGDVDTTCAIVGGVLAAGTAGTPPTEWVRRTEALPDWMGASV; this is encoded by the coding sequence ATGACTGACTCCTCTCCCGGTGGGCACTTGGACCGCGCCCTCGCCAGCCTGCGCGGACTCGCGGTGGGGGACGCGCTGGGCTCCCAGTTCTTCGTGCCGGTGAACTACCCGCTGCTCAAGCGACGCGAGCTGCCGCCCGGCCCGTGGCAGTGGACCGACGACACGGAAATGGCCTGCTCCGTCGTCGCCGTCCTCATCGCCCACCACCGCATCGACCAGGACGCCCTCGCCCGCTCCTTCGCCGAGCACCACGACGTCGACCGCGGCTACGGCCCCGCGGTCAACCGGCTGCTCCGGCTGATCCGGGAAGGCGGCGACTGGCGCGAACTGTCCGCCGCGCTCTTCAACGGCCAGGGCTCCTGGGGCAACGGTGCGGCGATGCGGATCGCCCCGCTGGGTGCCTGGTACGCCGACGACCCCGAGCAGGCCACGCACCAGGCGGAGATCTCCGCCTACCCCACGCATCAGCACCGCGAGGCCGTGGTCGGCGCCATGGCCGTGGCAGCAGCCGCGGCGCTCGTCGCCGCACCCGGCGGACCGCCCAGCCCCGAGTCGCTGATCGACGACGTCGTCGCGCTCGTCCCGAAGAGCGCCGTCGGTGCCGGGCTGCGCCGCGCCCGGGACATGCTGGACTACGGCGACCCGGCCACGGTCGCGGCCGTACTGGGCTGTGGGCGGCGTACGACCGCGCATGACACCGTGCCCTTCGCCCTCTGGTCGGCCGCGCGTTCCCTCGGCGACTACGAGCAGGCGTTCTGGACGACCGCGCAGGCCGGCGGCGACGTGGACACCACCTGCGCCATCGTGGGCGGAGTGCTTGCCGCGGGGACGGCCGGGACGCCGCCCACGGAGTGGGTGAGGCGGACGGAGGCGCTGCCGGACTGGATGGGGGCGTCGGTTTAG
- a CDS encoding TetR/AcrR family transcriptional regulator, which translates to MVTSRWTAAPAQAASSRRRGVVLERAILEAALEQLGTVGWHGLTMEGVATRAQTGKAAIYRRWPSKEDLVADALRAGLPQIEAAPDLGNVRDDLVALCRLARDAMYSRPGSALRSVIHECDSVQAERFHEVIVHGVVEPTVRVLHEVIDRGIERGEVRPDAANGYVYDAMPAMMMYRSKVCGSEWPDRDIEEMVDQLMVPLLRRIGA; encoded by the coding sequence ATGGTTACTTCGCGCTGGACGGCCGCCCCCGCTCAGGCGGCCTCCTCCCGTCGGCGCGGCGTCGTGCTCGAACGCGCGATCCTCGAAGCCGCGCTGGAGCAACTCGGTACGGTCGGCTGGCACGGCCTCACGATGGAGGGCGTGGCAACGCGTGCTCAGACCGGCAAGGCCGCGATCTACCGGCGTTGGCCGTCCAAGGAGGACCTCGTCGCCGACGCACTGCGGGCCGGGCTGCCGCAGATCGAGGCGGCGCCCGACCTCGGAAACGTGCGCGACGATCTGGTGGCCCTGTGCCGACTGGCGCGCGACGCGATGTACTCGCGACCCGGCTCCGCCCTCCGCTCCGTCATTCACGAATGCGACAGCGTCCAGGCGGAGCGGTTCCACGAGGTAATCGTGCACGGCGTGGTGGAGCCGACGGTCAGAGTGCTGCACGAGGTGATCGACCGCGGAATCGAGCGGGGGGAGGTGCGGCCCGACGCGGCGAACGGATACGTCTACGACGCCATGCCGGCGATGATGATGTACCGGTCGAAGGTATGCGGGAGCGAATGGCCGGACCGGGACATCGAGGAGATGGTCGACCAGTTGATGGTCCCGCTGCTGCGCCGGATCGGGGCCTGA
- a CDS encoding histidine phosphatase family protein: MARPRRIILVRHGESTGNVDDSVYEREPDHALALTERGRRQAEEAGKQLRDLFGRERVSVYVSPYRRTHETLRAFHLDPDLIRVREEPRLREQDWGNWQDRDDVRLQKAYRDAYGHFFYRFAQGESGADVYDRVGGFLESLYRSFEAPDHPPNVLLVTHGLAMRLFCMRWFHWTVAEFECLSNPGNGEIRMLVLGEDGKYTLDRPFERWRDPESYGDHWIEWQGND, encoded by the coding sequence ATGGCACGACCACGGCGCATCATCCTTGTCCGGCACGGCGAGTCAACGGGCAATGTTGATGACTCCGTGTACGAGCGCGAGCCCGACCATGCACTGGCACTGACCGAACGCGGCCGGCGACAGGCCGAGGAGGCCGGAAAACAGCTCCGCGATCTCTTCGGACGGGAGCGCGTCAGTGTGTACGTCTCCCCCTATCGCCGTACGCATGAGACGCTCCGCGCCTTTCACCTCGACCCCGACCTCATACGCGTGCGCGAGGAGCCCCGGCTGCGGGAGCAGGACTGGGGCAACTGGCAGGACCGTGACGACGTACGGCTGCAGAAGGCCTACCGCGACGCGTACGGACACTTCTTCTACCGCTTCGCGCAGGGCGAGAGCGGCGCCGACGTGTACGACCGGGTCGGCGGTTTCCTGGAGAGCCTGTATCGCAGCTTCGAGGCACCGGATCACCCACCGAACGTGCTGCTGGTGACGCACGGCCTGGCCATGCGGCTGTTCTGCATGCGCTGGTTCCACTGGACGGTCGCCGAGTTCGAGTGCCTGTCGAACCCCGGGAACGGCGAAATACGGATGCTCGTTCTGGGGGAGGACGGCAAGTACACGCTGGACCGGCCGTTCGAACGCTGGCGAGATCCAGAGTCGTACGGGGATCACTGGATAGAGTGGCAGGGCAATGACTGA
- the nrdR gene encoding transcriptional regulator NrdR produces MHCPFCRHPDSRVVDSRTTDDGTSIRRRRQCPDCSRRFTTVETCSLMVVKRSGVTEPFSRTKVINGVRKACQGRPVTEDALAQLGQRVEEAVRATGSAELTTHDVGLAILGPLQELDLVAYLRFASVYRAFESLEDFEAAIAELREKPERPAADDEDGGTGSQEDDCGSGGAGQLPEPARAAD; encoded by the coding sequence ATGCACTGCCCCTTCTGCAGGCACCCCGACAGCCGCGTGGTCGACAGTCGTACGACCGACGACGGCACGTCGATCCGCAGGCGCCGCCAGTGCCCTGACTGCTCCCGTCGTTTCACGACCGTGGAGACGTGCTCGCTCATGGTGGTCAAGCGGTCCGGAGTCACGGAGCCTTTCAGCCGTACCAAGGTCATCAACGGCGTGCGCAAGGCATGCCAGGGACGGCCTGTCACCGAGGACGCACTCGCCCAGCTCGGCCAGCGGGTCGAGGAGGCGGTGCGGGCCACCGGGAGCGCCGAGCTGACCACCCATGACGTGGGGCTGGCCATACTCGGCCCGCTGCAGGAGCTGGACCTCGTCGCCTACCTGCGATTCGCGTCCGTCTACCGGGCGTTCGAGTCGCTGGAGGACTTCGAGGCGGCGATCGCGGAACTCAGGGAAAAGCCGGAACGCCCCGCCGCGGACGACGAAGACGGCGGCACGGGGAGCCAGGAAGACGACTGCGGGTCCGGAGGGGCTGGTCAGCTCCCCGAGCCCGCCCGCGCCGCCGACTGA